The window CAACTGTTTGTGTAGTTCCGTTGTGTAAGATCATGTCTGGAGTATGCACTAAACAATATGCTGCTCCTTTTAAAACTGCAAAATTCATCTTTTATTCCTCCGATTATTTATTATAATTTATTTATTTATTTTTAAAGCTATTAAAAATAAGGGAAAGAGACAATAACTCTTCCCCCTTATTTTAGGTTAATTATTTAATTTTTATTTGTCTTCTATATTTTAATTAGAAGATTATTGGATCTAATAATTTAAGAAATTTATTATTATTTTTATAAGACTTTTAAATTTTAATTTGTTACTGACACTTCTTACCTCAATTTTTATTAATAAGGAAGAGTTATTTTATTATCATATAGGCTCATCCTGAGCCATTTGTTCAATGGATTTTTTAAGAATTATTTTAATTAAAGATTTGTTGTGTGCCCTGCATAGGACACGGTTTTGAATATGATCTCTTAGTTTTTTAGTTATTTTTGTTTTTGTTGCTGGTTTAGTTATTACAAGTTTTGCGAGAAATTAAAGGTATTTACAACCTTCTCCTCTGATTTCGTTCATTTCTTCTACGATTTCTTCTACTTCTAATACCATTTCCATCATTCCTACCTGCTCTTCAAATACGTCAGCATCTACTGCACCTTTGAATTGGTCTTCTAATACGTGGAATACTGATAATCCTAACGCTTCGTTAGCTAATATTCCTGAGAATGTAGGGTCTCCCATTGTTACTGTTTCTGCAGCTAATCCAGATGCCTCTGCTTCTGCTGCTCCTAATATAACTACTAAGTTTTCTGGTCCATATTCAGTTGCGAAATCTTTAATTCTTTTTTGATTCTCTAAATCCATTGCTCCTGCTGCCGTTCAGACAAAACATTCTGTAGAAGCAAATATTACCTCTACTGAAGGAATAGTCTCTGCACAAGCTTTTATAGCTTCCCCAGGTACTCCGTCTCTATCTCCTACTATTATTAACTTTTTATTTTCGAACATAATTTATTTCCTCCTAATACTTTTAAAATGAATACATTGATCCTATAAAAATAATATTTTTGTTGCATTTCTCAATTATTTATATAATAATCATCAATCTGTAAAAATTGATAAATTATTGTTACTTGATATTTTCTGCTAACATAGTTTCGATATTTTTAGCTGTTGCATCGTCTTTTGTTAACTCTGCTACCTTTTCTCCACCTTTATATAAAGTTATTGTAGGTAATCCTAATACTTTTTGCTTTATAGCCATTCTTCTTGCCTTACTTGTGTTTAATTTTACAAATTTAGCTTTATCAGCATTTTTTTCAGCTATTACTTCTAATTCAGGTAATAATGCCTGGCATGGTACACACCCGTCACTATAATAATCTACTAATACGTATCCTTCTGCATTTAGTACTTCTTCTTCGAATGTTCCCTTATCTACGATTAACATAAATTTATCCTCCTTAAAATTTTTCTTCCATATATTTTTCAGCTAACGTTGCTGCGATTGCTCCATCAGCAGTTGCTGTTACTACTTGTCTAAGTGCTTTAGGTCTGATATCTCCTGCTGCAAATACTCCCTCTACATTTGTTCTCATTTCGTCGTCTGTTTTGATGTATCCCCAGTCATCCATTTCTATATGACCTTTGAATGTATCTGAATGCGGTACATAACCAACAAATGCGAATAATCCGAATGTTCCATCTTCTTCATCTGCATGGAATTCTGTTAATTCACCAGTTTTTAAGTTTCTGAATACTGCTGTTTCCAATATCCCGTCACCTCTTAATTCTTCAACTGTTGAATCCCACATAAATGCTAATTTTTCATTCTTAAATGCTTTCTCCTGGATAGATTTAGCTGCTCTTAATTCATCTCTTCTATGTACTATAGTTACTTTTCTAGCAAATTTAGTCAGATACATTGCTTCTTCAACTGCTGTGTCTCCTCCACCGATTACGAATACTTCGAAATCTTCAAAGAAGTCTGCGTCGCATGTAGCACAGTATGAAACTCCCTTACCAGTAAATTCAGCTTCTCCCGGGCAACCCATCTTTCTAGGTGTAGCTCCAGTTGCAATAATAACTGCCTTAGCACAATACTCTTCTTTCTCACCTTTAACAATTTTGATGTCACCTGTGAAATCTACATCGATTATATTGTCAGCTTGGATTTCTGCACCGAATTCTTTTACCTGCTCTACCATTCTACCTATTAGAGACGGTCCTGTAGCTTCTCTTACAGATCCAGGGTAGTTTGCTACTTCATGAGTTATAACAATCTGTCCCCCTGTCTTACTCTTTTCCAATACCAATGTTGATAACTTTGATCTTCCTGCATACAGAGCTGCAGATAATCCTGCCGGCCCTGCTCCTATTACTATAAGGTCGTATATTTTTGACATTGTATCCTCCTGTTCATTCTATTTCATTTTGTTTATTCTATTTCATTTTTAATATTATATCAATAGTTTTTTTAATTTTTTTTTAATTTTTTTTTAATTTATTTGTTCAATTTCTATTCCTTCTGTTTGTTCTGCTTGTTCTCTGTTCCCTATTTTTTCAGATTTTAATGATTTAATCATTGAAATCATTGCAAAAATCATTATAAATATGAATGGGAAGGCGGCCACCAGAGATATGGTCTGTAACATCTTGAGTCCGTTACTTCCAGCTAACATTAAAGCTAATGCCAATCCAGATTGAATTCCACCCCAAAGAAGTTTTTTTCCAACAGATGGATTTAAATCTCCCTTAGAACTTAACATTCCAAGTACAAATGTAGCTGCATCTGCTGAAGTGATAAAGAAAGTACAAAGTAAAATCACTGCGATTATTGATATAATCATTCCCATTGGATATTTACTCAACACTACAAATAATGCTGTAGGAGTCGATGCTATGGCTTCTTTTGCAATATCCATTCCTTGTTCTAATCCCATACTTCCAAATACTGCAAACCAGATAAATGAAGCCAGGGTAGGAGCTAATAATACTCCGGTAATAAATTCTCTGATTGTTCTTCCTTTAGATATTCTTGCTATGAAACTTCCAACAAATGGAGCCCATGCAATCCACCATGCCCAGTAGAATACCGTCCAGTCACCATACCAAGAGTCATTTGTAAAAGTTCCCATCTCGAAACTGGCAGTTACAAATCCACCCATATAGTTTCCTAAAGATTCTACAAATACTTTTAGGATCAATAGAGTAGGTCCTACTAAGAAACAGATAACCAACATTAAAAGGATTACTCCTACATTTAGGTTAGATATGAATTTCATACCCTTATCTACTCCAGCCATAGCCGAGAACATAAAGATAGCAGTTATCACACCTACGATTATTATTTGAACCATACTGGTTTCCGGTACTCCGAATAAATAGTTTAAACCAGCATTTATCTGGTAAGTTCCAAGTCCTAAAGATGTAGCTACTCCTGCAACAGTTGCAAAGATTGCAAAGACATCTATCATCTTTCCAAACCATGATTTAACAGCTTTTTCTCCCACAACCGGGATAAAAACACTACTTACAAGGCCTGGTTTTCCCTTTCTAAACTGCATATAGGCCATAGCCAAAGCTAATACTGAATAGTTAGCCCATGGATGAAGACCCCAGTGCATAAATGACTGCTGCATAGCAAAGGCTGCTGCCTCAGGTGATCCTCCCTCAATTCCTATAATTGGATTAACATAGAAATTCATAGGTTCTGCTGCTCCCCAGAATACTAATCCTATACCCATTCCTGCTGAAAATAACATAGCAAACCATGATACCAAAGTATATTCTGGTTTGGAATTGTCAGGACCTAATTTTATCGACCCGTATTTACTGAATGCTAGGTAAGCACAAAATATAACAAATGATGACATGGAAAGTGTATATAACCACCCATAATTAGCTATAAGATAGCCAAAGGTTGCATTTCCTGCTTTTTCAAAACTTGTAGGTAAAACTAGCCCCCATAATACAATTGCTAAAGTTAGAGCTATCGATACATAAAATGTGGCATCACTTTTTTTCATACTGCTGTCTTTTTCTATTGCTACGTCTGATTTCATAATTCCCCCCTTAAAATTAAATATATATATATAAATATATACGTATAAATATATATATATAAATATATATTTATACGTATATATTTATATTTAATGGGAGAGCAAAGTTTGCTCCCCCTATTTATTTAGAATTTAACCTCAAATACTGTCTGATCTTCGATATGTGTAGCAAGTGCATCTAATGCAACTCCTACTCTATGATATCTTAATTTCCATTGCTCTTCTTTAGAAGTATTTGGATCTCCTAATGGATATGGAATTGAGATTGTAGGGACTATCTTATTGGCACCTACTGTTTTAGCTACTGGTACTAAGTTTGCCATTTGTACAATTGGGAAACCTGCTTTTTCTATTTCTTTTACCATCGTTGTTCCACAACGAGTACAAGTACCTCATGTAGAAGTCATGATAACAGCGTCAACACTGTGTTCTCTTAGGAATGGTACCATTTCTTGAGCCATTCTAGCTGCTTCTGCTTCTGTAGTTCCAGTTCCAACAGTTGTATAGAAATGTGAGTCTATGCTTCCAATTTTTCCTTCTGTTTCATATGCTCTTAATGCATCTAAAGGTACACATACGTTAGGATCTGCATCTGCTGCTGCCGGATCATAACCTGCATGGATAGTTTTGAATACTCCGCCTTCTAATCTTGGCATTTCACTAATATCATACATTCCCCATCTTGTAGCTGATGCAGATTGAATTCTGTCCGGGTTTGCTACTGGTACTATTCCACCTGTAGTAACAAATGCGATTTTAGCAGTTGATAGATCTTTAACAGGTTCTGCTATTTCTACTCTATCACTTTTAGGAATAGGTAACTCAGTTACATATTCTTCTCCAGCTAATTTTTTAAGAAGCATTTTAACTCCTCTAACTGCTGCTGGTTCCATTGTGAAGTCGATTACTTGATGTCTGATTCCTCTTACATAGAATCCTTCTTCTTCAGCTGTTCCAATTTTTTCTCCAGCTAAAACTTTGTCTGCATAGGCAGCCATTTTCTTAGTGTCTTTTCTCATTGCAGCGGCACTTCTACCACCTGGGAAAATAACAACTTCTTTTTTGAACATTTCTACTCCTGGATTCTCTATATGCATAGATGAAATTACAGGAACATTAAATTTTTCTTTAACAGCTTTACAGATTACTCCACAAGCATTCCCGTATCTTCCTGCTTGGAAAGAAGGTCCTGCGAAGAAGATATCAAATTCTTTACCTTCTAAAAATTCTAAAATTCTTTCTACTGCTTCATCCTGATTAGAACCCATGAAGTTGTCTCCACAAATAACTGTATGAGTTACTTCTGCATTTTTTAATGCTGAGTCTAATGCTAATGAAGGTCCTACTAATCCTTCTTTAATTTCTGGAGCGTGATCGGCTTTATCTTCCCCACCAATTCCAGCGAAAAATTGATTTATATATAAAATTGCTTTTTTCATACTGTTTAATCCTCCTTAAAATTCTTTCATTGTTTTTTGAGACCATCCAAGAACTTGATCTCCACAGAACATTGAGTTATTTTCTAAAATAACTGAACCATCTTCTCTTACTGAAGGACCTAATTTTTCGTCGCCTTCCCATCCACCAGATAAACCATCTCTACCTAATGCTGCTAATTCTCCAATTACTTCATCCATTGCCGGTAACTTTATTAATTGTGATACATTTCCACAAGAAACAATTGCATTGGCTTTTTCACTTAACACAACTAATGGTTGTGATTGACCGTCTCTACCAGTACACTCATTAGTGATTCCTACTGTTTTAACTCCTGCATCTTCTAAAGCGTCGAAACAAGCGATAAAGTCTGCATCTGGGTTTCCGTATCCTTCTTCTGCTAAGATAGCCCCGTCTGCTCCTAATGACTTAGCCATTTGAGCTACAAAAGCTGCCGCTCTTTCTTTTTGTTCCATTGCTACATTTAAGTTAGACATGATAACTCCTAAGAAGTTGATTGTCTTTCCATGCTCTTTGTATAACTCTTTGATTGTAGGACAGTTTTGCATGTCATATGTAGACCACTTAGATGAACAAGGCATAAATGAACCACTGATGATTGCTCCGTCTAAGATTTCATTTGGATTCATGAAAGTAGGTACCATTCTGTTAGTATCCCATCCATATAATAAGTCATTGTATCCAGACTCTTCCATTTGTGATTGTGGCTGCATTACATATACAACTGATGGAAGTTCATTTGTTTTTTCATCTCTTTTGATTATTGGCTCTAACTCAAATGTTTCCATATCTTCAGGTTCTAATTCTTTAACTGCGTTTCCAACATACTCAGAAAGTCTCATAGCTCCCCATCTTAATGCTTTGTTTTTCTTTTGTTGCTCAAATCTTTCAAATTCTTCATCTGTATCAGCTACAAGACAAATATTGATAAGTCTAGAGAAATAAGTTAAATCTGCTCCTTCTCCACTCATGTCTATCATTCCGTCTCCGAAACTTCCCCAGTGCTTTCCTACTGCCAAAACACTAGTATTTTTTAATGCATGTGTTCTTCCGTTACCTGCTGGAGTCATTCCACCAGTTACACCTGGAAATACTGGATTTCCATTTACTCTGCATCTAGGCTCGATAGCTTCCTTTACAGGAACTATTCTCTTGCTTTCACCTGGTTTAGCGATAATGATATCTGCTTCAGTAATATGCTCGTCTTCCATAACATAAGCTAAAGCTTCTTCCTTGTTAATTGTAAGAATACCATTTTCATAAGCTGTAATATCCCCAAACTTAACGTCTTTCACATAAAAATTACCCAATTCAAGTTTC of the Psychrilyobacter piezotolerans genome contains:
- the trxB gene encoding thioredoxin-disulfide reductase gives rise to the protein MSKIYDLIVIGAGPAGLSAALYAGRSKLSTLVLEKSKTGGQIVITHEVANYPGSVREATGPSLIGRMVEQVKEFGAEIQADNIIDVDFTGDIKIVKGEKEEYCAKAVIIATGATPRKMGCPGEAEFTGKGVSYCATCDADFFEDFEVFVIGGGDTAVEEAMYLTKFARKVTIVHRRDELRAAKSIQEKAFKNEKLAFMWDSTVEELRGDGILETAVFRNLKTGELTEFHADEEDGTFGLFAFVGYVPHSDTFKGHIEMDDWGYIKTDDEMRTNVEGVFAAGDIRPKALRQVVTATADGAIAATLAEKYMEEKF
- a CDS encoding BCCT family transporter; protein product: MKSDVAIEKDSSMKKSDATFYVSIALTLAIVLWGLVLPTSFEKAGNATFGYLIANYGWLYTLSMSSFVIFCAYLAFSKYGSIKLGPDNSKPEYTLVSWFAMLFSAGMGIGLVFWGAAEPMNFYVNPIIGIEGGSPEAAAFAMQQSFMHWGLHPWANYSVLALAMAYMQFRKGKPGLVSSVFIPVVGEKAVKSWFGKMIDVFAIFATVAGVATSLGLGTYQINAGLNYLFGVPETSMVQIIIVGVITAIFMFSAMAGVDKGMKFISNLNVGVILLMLVICFLVGPTLLILKVFVESLGNYMGGFVTASFEMGTFTNDSWYGDWTVFYWAWWIAWAPFVGSFIARISKGRTIREFITGVLLAPTLASFIWFAVFGSMGLEQGMDIAKEAIASTPTALFVVLSKYPMGMIISIIAVILLCTFFITSADAATFVLGMLSSKGDLNPSVGKKLLWGGIQSGLALALMLAGSNGLKMLQTISLVAAFPFIFIMIFAMISMIKSLKSEKIGNREQAEQTEGIEIEQIN
- a CDS encoding glycine/sarcosine/betaine reductase component B subunit, with translation MKLELGNFYVKDVKFGDITAYENGILTINKEEALAYVMEDEHITEADIIIAKPGESKRIVPVKEAIEPRCRVNGNPVFPGVTGGMTPAGNGRTHALKNTSVLAVGKHWGSFGDGMIDMSGEGADLTYFSRLINICLVADTDEEFERFEQQKKNKALRWGAMRLSEYVGNAVKELEPEDMETFELEPIIKRDEKTNELPSVVYVMQPQSQMEESGYNDLLYGWDTNRMVPTFMNPNEILDGAIISGSFMPCSSKWSTYDMQNCPTIKELYKEHGKTINFLGVIMSNLNVAMEQKERAAAFVAQMAKSLGADGAILAEEGYGNPDADFIACFDALEDAGVKTVGITNECTGRDGQSQPLVVLSEKANAIVSCGNVSQLIKLPAMDEVIGELAALGRDGLSGGWEGDEKLGPSVREDGSVILENNSMFCGDQVLGWSQKTMKEF
- the grdH gene encoding betaine reductase selenoprotein B, producing MKKAILYINQFFAGIGGEDKADHAPEIKEGLVGPSLALDSALKNAEVTHTVICGDNFMGSNQDEAVERILEFLEGKEFDIFFAGPSFQAGRYGNACGVICKAVKEKFNVPVISSMHIENPGVEMFKKEVVIFPGGRSAAAMRKDTKKMAAYADKVLAGEKIGTAEEEGFYVRGIRHQVIDFTMEPAAVRGVKMLLKKLAGEEYVTELPIPKSDRVEIAEPVKDLSTAKIAFVTTGGIVPVANPDRIQSASATRWGMYDISEMPRLEGGVFKTIHAGYDPAAADADPNVCVPLDALRAYETEGKIGSIDSHFYTTVGTGTTEAEAARMAQEMVPFLREHSVDAVIMTSTUGTCTRCGTTMVKEIEKAGFPIVQMANLVPVAKTVGANKIVPTISIPYPLGDPNTSKEEQWKLRYHRVGVALDALATHIEDQTVFEVKF
- the grdA gene encoding glycine/sarcosine/betaine reductase complex selenoprotein A; the encoded protein is MFENKKLIIVGDRDGVPGEAIKACAETIPSVEVIFASTECFVUTAAGAMDLENQKRIKDFATEYGPENLVVILGAAEAEASGLAAETVTMGDPTFSGILANEALGLSVFHVLEDQFKGAVDADVFEEQVGMMEMVLEVEEIVEEMNEIRGEGCKYL
- the trxA gene encoding thioredoxin TrxA is translated as MLIVDKGTFEEEVLNAEGYVLVDYYSDGCVPCQALLPELEVIAEKNADKAKFVKLNTSKARRMAIKQKVLGLPTITLYKGGEKVAELTKDDATAKNIETMLAENIK